A genomic segment from Streptomyces sp. NBC_00459 encodes:
- a CDS encoding carbohydrate ABC transporter permease: protein MTLATGARRPAGRSTRAGPGGGRITGHGAWFLVLPALIPILVLSVGPLVYGILLAFTDAQSGRTASTRWIGTLNFQDLLHDTLFWESFRIGLVWAAGVTVPQFLLALGLALLLNQELRLRWLARALAIVPWAMPEVVVGIMWRLVYNADAGVLNETLRDLGLGDGRDWLSGLATALPAVIVVGIWAGMPQTTVALLAGLQNTPRELHEAAAMDGAGAWRRFRTVTWPALRPVALAITALNLIWNFNSFALVYVLTNGGPGGRTRLPMLFAYEEAFRYGQFGYAAAMGCVMVALISVLLAVFLVGRLRGGEES, encoded by the coding sequence GTGACATTGGCGACCGGTGCGAGGCGACCGGCCGGGCGCTCGACCCGCGCCGGGCCGGGTGGCGGTCGGATCACCGGCCACGGCGCCTGGTTCCTCGTCCTGCCCGCCCTGATCCCGATCCTCGTCCTGAGCGTGGGACCGCTGGTGTACGGGATCCTGCTGGCTTTCACCGACGCCCAGTCCGGCCGGACCGCGTCCACGCGGTGGATCGGCACGCTCAACTTCCAGGACCTGCTGCACGACACGCTGTTCTGGGAGTCGTTCCGGATCGGGCTGGTCTGGGCGGCCGGGGTGACCGTGCCGCAGTTCCTGCTCGCCCTCGGCCTCGCCCTCCTCCTCAACCAGGAGTTACGGCTGCGCTGGCTGGCCCGCGCCCTCGCGATCGTCCCGTGGGCGATGCCCGAGGTCGTCGTCGGCATCATGTGGCGGCTCGTCTACAACGCGGACGCCGGTGTACTCAACGAGACGCTGCGCGACCTGGGCCTGGGTGACGGACGCGACTGGCTCAGCGGCCTCGCGACCGCGCTGCCCGCCGTCATCGTCGTCGGGATCTGGGCGGGGATGCCGCAGACGACGGTCGCCCTGCTCGCCGGCTTGCAGAACACCCCGCGTGAACTGCACGAGGCCGCGGCCATGGACGGCGCCGGCGCCTGGCGCCGCTTCCGGACGGTCACCTGGCCCGCGCTGCGGCCGGTCGCGCTCGCCATCACCGCCCTCAACCTGATCTGGAACTTCAACTCCTTCGCCCTGGTGTACGTCCTGACGAACGGCGGCCCCGGCGGACGCACCCGGCTGCCCATGCTCTTCGCCTACGAAGAGGCCTTCCGCTACGGCCAGTTCGGCTACGCGGCGGCGATGGGCTGTGTGATGGTCGCGCTGATCTCCGTCCTTCTCGCCGTGTTCCTCGTCGGCCGGCTGAGGGGAGGTGAGGAGAGTTGA
- a CDS encoding DUF1697 domain-containing protein — protein MTTGEQATTTYAALLRGINVGGNKKVPMAELRTLLEGLGYDGVRTYLQSGNAVFATGHGDEESLAGEISRAIEKHFGFTVDVIVRDHTHLRAIRDNCPFPAAELEAKQLHVTYFSRPVDDSRFADIDQAAHLPEEFRLGDRALYLYAPDGLGRSKLAEQLAKPRFLKGLIATTRNWNTVVKLVELTEDETPGR, from the coding sequence ATGACGACAGGTGAGCAGGCGACGACCACCTACGCGGCGCTGCTGCGCGGCATCAACGTGGGCGGCAACAAGAAGGTCCCGATGGCCGAGCTGCGCACCCTGCTGGAGGGCCTCGGGTACGACGGCGTCCGGACGTATCTGCAGAGCGGTAACGCCGTCTTCGCCACCGGCCACGGGGACGAGGAGTCCCTCGCCGGGGAGATCTCGCGGGCCATCGAGAAACACTTCGGATTCACCGTCGACGTGATCGTGCGCGACCACACCCACCTGCGGGCGATCAGGGACAACTGCCCTTTCCCCGCAGCCGAGTTGGAGGCCAAGCAACTCCACGTCACCTACTTCTCCAGGCCCGTCGACGACAGCCGCTTCGCGGACATCGACCAGGCCGCCCACCTCCCCGAGGAGTTCCGGCTCGGCGACCGCGCGCTGTACCTGTACGCGCCCGACGGACTCGGCCGCTCCAAACTCGCCGAGCAGCTCGCCAAGCCCCGGTTCCTCAAGGGCCTGATCGCGACCACCCGCAACTGGAACACCGTCGTGAAACTGGTGGAGCTGACCGAGGACGAGACCCCGGGCAGGTGA
- a CDS encoding carbohydrate ABC transporter permease — translation MRTSTSARVGQYAALLAYLAFLALPFLWLLSTAFKSPRELGSLHPTWIPEHPTLDNFRQAFDEQPLLHAALNSLLAAASAALVAVLLATPMAYVMARHRTLLGRAATGWVVVSQAFPFVLVIIPLFLVLKNLRLIDSVFGLVMVYVVWSLPFALWMLVGYVRAVPAELEEAAAVDGAGRLRTLVSVTAPLLAPGIVATALFAFVTAWNEFFFALVLLKTPEKQTLPVVLTHFIGAEGVADLGPLAAAAFLATLPSLVVFALIQRRITGGMTAGAVKG, via the coding sequence TTGAGGACGAGCACGAGCGCCCGCGTCGGGCAGTACGCGGCCCTTCTCGCCTACCTCGCCTTTCTGGCCCTGCCGTTCCTCTGGCTCCTGTCCACCGCCTTCAAGTCCCCGCGCGAACTGGGCAGTCTGCACCCCACCTGGATCCCGGAGCACCCCACCCTCGACAACTTCCGCCAGGCCTTCGACGAACAGCCGCTGCTGCACGCCGCGTTGAACTCCCTGCTCGCGGCGGCCTCGGCCGCGCTGGTCGCCGTACTGCTCGCGACCCCGATGGCGTACGTCATGGCCAGGCATCGCACGCTGCTCGGGCGGGCGGCGACAGGGTGGGTGGTGGTCAGCCAGGCGTTCCCGTTCGTGCTGGTCATCATCCCGCTGTTCCTCGTGCTGAAGAACCTGCGGTTGATCGACTCCGTCTTCGGGCTGGTGATGGTGTACGTGGTGTGGTCGCTGCCGTTCGCGCTGTGGATGCTCGTCGGGTATGTACGGGCCGTGCCCGCCGAGTTGGAGGAGGCGGCGGCCGTCGACGGCGCCGGACGCCTGCGCACCCTGGTCTCCGTGACGGCTCCGCTGCTGGCGCCGGGGATCGTGGCGACGGCTCTGTTCGCGTTCGTCACCGCCTGGAACGAGTTCTTCTTCGCCCTGGTGCTCCTCAAGACCCCGGAGAAACAGACCCTGCCGGTCGTCCTCACGCATTTCATCGGGGCGGAGGGCGTTGCGGATCTCGGCCCGTTGGCCGCCGCCGCGTTCCTGGCGACACTGCCCTCGCTCGTCGTGTTCGCGCTCATCCAGCGCCGTATCACCGGTGGCATGACGGCCGGGGCGGTGAAGGGCTGA
- a CDS encoding MMPL family transporter, with amino-acid sequence MGNGETRVRGIAARAGGWSAKHRWAAVGIWVLFVVLAMGLGSAAGSVEVKESDQLGGETHTAAKIIEDAGIDEPASETVLIQAKGASVRATDAAFRAAVADVIKAVDGTGKVTDVQSPYDTDTLSKDGRSALVQFDMRGDAETAGDRVEPVLKAVADVQKDHPELRIEEIGGASMNKTFDDAFGDDFKKAELSAVPVALGILLIAFGALVAALLPVALAVTAIIATMGLMGIVSHLQPMDDTASSVMLLVGLAVGVDYCLFYLRREREERAAGRSPEAALQIAAATSGRAIIVSGVTVCVAMAGMLFTGLATFEAMGLASLMVVAVAMVGSVTVLPALLSLLGERVEKGRIPFLHPDKRRKNGNRGKGNGESRFWTAVLKVVLARPAISLVVAAGALLAVAAPALGMKTQNLTLDQEFGDSLPIVGTYNRVNDAFPGGSEPAEVIVKARDINAADVQSALADFRALAVSSGASRGPVDIKLHDAENIAFVYVPLVGGSDLDKAGESLDKLRDEVRPATLGKVDGVQAPITGQVAGSKDFNDQLGGAVAPVFAFVVVFAFLLMLLSFRSLTIAITSIVLNLLSVGAAYGILVAVFQHGWGASLVGAEGVGAIITWLPLFLFVILFGLSMDYHVFVVSRIREAHLRGRSTKDAIQHGVVTTAGVVTSAAVIMVAVFAIFGTLSMQSMKQMGVGLAAAVLIDATIIRGVLLPAVMALLGERNWYFPKWLNRLPDLTHDEAPEPVSPPQPPAVEGDRVGV; translated from the coding sequence ATGGGGAACGGAGAAACGCGGGTACGGGGCATAGCCGCCCGGGCCGGCGGCTGGAGTGCCAAGCACCGCTGGGCGGCCGTCGGGATCTGGGTGCTGTTCGTCGTCCTGGCGATGGGCCTGGGCTCGGCGGCCGGCAGCGTCGAGGTCAAGGAGAGCGACCAGCTCGGGGGCGAGACCCACACGGCCGCCAAGATCATCGAGGATGCCGGGATCGACGAACCCGCGAGCGAGACCGTCCTCATCCAGGCGAAGGGCGCGAGCGTCAGGGCCACGGACGCCGCGTTCCGGGCCGCCGTCGCCGACGTCATCAAGGCGGTCGACGGGACCGGAAAGGTCACGGACGTCCAGTCGCCGTACGACACGGACACCCTCTCGAAGGACGGACGCAGCGCTCTCGTCCAGTTCGACATGCGGGGTGACGCCGAGACGGCGGGCGACCGGGTCGAGCCGGTGCTGAAGGCCGTCGCGGACGTCCAGAAGGACCACCCGGAGCTGCGGATCGAGGAGATCGGCGGCGCCAGTATGAACAAGACGTTCGACGACGCCTTCGGGGACGACTTCAAGAAGGCCGAGCTGTCCGCCGTGCCGGTGGCCCTCGGTATTCTGCTGATCGCGTTCGGCGCGCTGGTCGCGGCCCTGCTGCCGGTGGCACTGGCGGTCACCGCGATCATAGCGACGATGGGTCTGATGGGTATCGTCAGCCACCTCCAGCCGATGGACGACACCGCGAGTTCCGTGATGCTGCTCGTCGGTCTCGCCGTCGGCGTCGACTACTGCCTGTTCTATCTGCGCCGGGAGCGCGAGGAGCGGGCGGCGGGCCGCAGTCCCGAGGCCGCGCTCCAGATCGCCGCGGCGACCAGTGGCCGCGCGATCATCGTCTCCGGTGTCACGGTGTGCGTGGCGATGGCGGGCATGCTGTTCACCGGGCTCGCCACGTTCGAGGCGATGGGACTGGCCTCGCTCATGGTCGTGGCGGTCGCCATGGTCGGTTCGGTGACGGTCCTTCCGGCGCTGCTGTCGCTGCTCGGTGAGCGGGTAGAGAAGGGCAGGATCCCGTTCCTGCACCCGGACAAGCGGCGCAAGAACGGCAACCGCGGCAAGGGCAACGGGGAGAGCCGTTTCTGGACGGCCGTGCTGAAGGTCGTACTCGCCAGGCCGGCCATCTCGCTGGTCGTGGCGGCCGGTGCCCTGCTCGCCGTGGCCGCGCCCGCGCTCGGCATGAAGACCCAGAACCTCACCCTGGACCAGGAGTTCGGCGACTCGCTGCCGATCGTCGGTACCTACAACCGCGTCAACGACGCGTTCCCCGGCGGCTCCGAGCCCGCCGAGGTGATCGTCAAGGCACGGGACATCAACGCGGCCGACGTGCAGTCCGCGCTCGCCGACTTCCGTGCGCTGGCGGTCAGTTCGGGTGCCTCGCGCGGCCCGGTGGACATCAAGCTGCACGACGCCGAGAACATCGCCTTCGTGTACGTCCCGCTGGTCGGCGGTTCCGACCTGGACAAGGCGGGCGAGAGCCTGGACAAGCTGCGCGACGAGGTACGCCCGGCCACCCTCGGCAAGGTCGACGGCGTCCAGGCGCCGATCACCGGACAGGTCGCGGGCTCGAAGGACTTCAACGACCAGCTGGGCGGCGCGGTCGCCCCGGTCTTCGCCTTCGTGGTCGTCTTCGCCTTCCTGCTGATGCTGCTGTCGTTCCGCTCCCTGACGATCGCGATCACGTCGATCGTGCTCAACCTGCTCTCGGTCGGGGCCGCCTACGGCATCCTGGTCGCCGTCTTCCAGCACGGCTGGGGCGCGTCGCTGGTGGGTGCGGAGGGCGTGGGCGCCATCATCACCTGGCTGCCGCTGTTCCTGTTCGTGATCCTGTTCGGCCTGTCGATGGACTACCACGTGTTCGTCGTCTCGCGTATCCGCGAGGCGCATCTGCGGGGCCGTTCGACGAAGGACGCGATCCAGCACGGGGTGGTCACCACGGCCGGGGTCGTCACCAGTGCCGCCGTCATCATGGTCGCCGTGTTCGCGATCTTCGGCACGCTGTCGATGCAGTCCATGAAGCAGATGGGTGTGGGTCTCGCGGCAGCGGTGCTCATCGACGCGACGATCATCCGCGGTGTGCTGCTGCCGGCCGTCATGGCCCTGCTCGGGGAGCGCAACTGGTACTTCCCGAAGTGGCTGAACCGCTTGCCGGACCTGACGCACGACGAGGCCCCGGAGCCCGTGTCGCCGCCTCAGCCGCCCGCTGTGGAGGGCGATCGGGTAGGGGTCTGA
- a CDS encoding phosphotransferase enzyme family protein has product MDEAQARDVLATAGVLPGTAPDVRLLALGENAVFAAGDLVVKVGRDAELLDRARRELDIALWLAEEGVPAVRAADPKALLVEGHPVTVWHRLPDPVRAAGPRDLAELLRIVHALPLPRSFTLPPRELLGGVERWLRLAGDAIDPADAAYLRERRDGFAAAAAALTPQLPPGPIHGDALPRNVHIGPDGPVLVDLETFSADLREHDLVVMALSHDRYALPAESYGAFTEAYGWDVREWAGCGVLRGARETASCAWVAQHAPVNPKASVEFSRRVESLRAGDAAVRWYPF; this is encoded by the coding sequence ATGGACGAGGCACAGGCCCGGGACGTACTGGCCACGGCGGGCGTACTGCCCGGCACGGCACCGGACGTCCGGCTCCTGGCGCTGGGCGAGAACGCGGTGTTCGCCGCCGGTGACCTGGTCGTCAAGGTGGGCCGCGACGCCGAACTCCTCGACCGTGCGCGGCGGGAGCTGGACATCGCGCTCTGGCTCGCCGAGGAAGGCGTCCCGGCGGTACGCGCGGCCGACCCGAAGGCCCTCCTCGTCGAGGGCCACCCGGTGACGGTGTGGCACCGGCTGCCCGATCCGGTACGCGCCGCCGGCCCCCGGGATTTGGCCGAACTCCTACGGATCGTGCACGCCCTGCCGCTCCCCCGTTCCTTCACGTTGCCGCCCCGCGAACTCCTGGGCGGCGTGGAACGCTGGCTGCGGCTCGCGGGCGACGCGATCGACCCTGCGGACGCGGCATATCTGCGCGAGCGCCGCGACGGTTTCGCCGCGGCCGCCGCCGCGCTCACCCCGCAGCTCCCGCCGGGCCCGATCCACGGGGACGCCCTCCCCCGCAACGTCCACATCGGCCCCGACGGGCCGGTCCTGGTCGACCTGGAGACCTTCTCCGCCGATCTGCGTGAACACGACCTGGTGGTCATGGCGCTGTCCCACGACCGGTACGCCCTCCCCGCCGAGTCCTACGGCGCGTTCACGGAGGCGTACGGATGGGATGTGCGGGAGTGGGCGGGGTGTGGAGTGCTGCGCGGGGCGCGGGAGACAGCGAGTTGTGCGTGGGTTGCGCAGCATGCGCCTGTCAATCCGAAGGCGTCGGTGGAGTTCTCGCGGCGGGTGGAGTCCTTGCGGGCGGGGGATGCGGCTGTGCGGTGGTATCCGTTTTGA
- a CDS encoding aldo/keto reductase: MPSESFTIGGELPVQRLGYGTAQLTGPGYWGPRGDPDDAVAVLRRAVDRGVTLIDTGDNYGPSIAEELVAEALHPYPDGVSVATKGGVVRTGPDAWHIDGRPERLRAMCEASLRRLRRDTIDLYQLHRLDPRVPMAEQLGALDELRTEGKIRQLGLDSVTAEELVAARELTSIASVQNRYHLLDRASEPLLELCEAHGIAFLPWFPLGNGELAADPVCAEIAAAHGATSAQVALAWLLHRSPVLCPTPGTGSLVHLEENLAAGTVRLSGDELARLHLR; encoded by the coding sequence ATGCCTTCGGAAAGTTTTACGATCGGCGGCGAGCTGCCCGTCCAGCGCCTCGGCTACGGCACCGCCCAGCTCACCGGCCCCGGCTACTGGGGCCCGCGAGGCGACCCCGACGACGCGGTGGCCGTACTGCGCCGGGCCGTCGACCGGGGCGTGACGCTGATCGACACCGGCGACAACTACGGGCCGTCGATCGCCGAGGAACTCGTCGCCGAGGCCCTGCACCCGTACCCGGACGGGGTGTCGGTCGCCACCAAGGGCGGTGTCGTGCGGACCGGGCCCGACGCCTGGCACATCGACGGCCGGCCGGAGCGGCTGCGCGCGATGTGCGAGGCGAGTCTGCGGCGGCTGCGCCGCGACACGATCGACCTGTATCAGCTGCACCGGCTCGATCCACGCGTCCCGATGGCCGAACAGCTCGGCGCCCTCGACGAGTTGCGCACGGAGGGCAAGATCCGGCAGCTCGGCCTCGACTCCGTGACGGCCGAAGAGCTGGTCGCGGCACGGGAATTGACGTCGATCGCGTCCGTGCAGAACCGCTACCACCTCCTCGACCGGGCCTCCGAGCCGCTGCTCGAGCTGTGCGAGGCGCACGGCATCGCGTTCCTGCCGTGGTTTCCGCTGGGCAACGGCGAGTTGGCGGCCGACCCGGTGTGCGCGGAGATCGCCGCCGCACACGGAGCGACCTCGGCCCAGGTGGCGCTGGCCTGGCTGCTGCACCGCTCCCCGGTGCTCTGCCCGACCCCGGGCACCGGCTCCCTCGTACACCTGGAGGAGAACCTGGCCGCCGGGACCGTACGACTGTCCGGGGACGAACTGGCGCGCCTGCACCTCCGGTAG
- a CDS encoding DMT family transporter, giving the protein MSDSRRTDAVLLLVALVWGSSYLSAQTATSALPVLVVLFARYALSALACLGLIAAGRGKERQRGTDFRLWTREEVRAGLPLGVTQAAVLVVETYGVAHTTAANAGLIISLTIVLTPLLDRAGHPGGLPPAFYAAAGVCVLAVGLLMSGNGFHAPRLGDLLMLGAALVRAVHVALVGRLTTGRPIRPLHLTTFQTVIGTALFLPAAAPDLPALVRADSGTWTQLLYLALFCSVFAFLAQTWAVQRTSASRASLLLGTEPIWAAAIGIALGGEHLTAFTALGATLMVTGTYWGQSVERAHRAAQAKVLAPAAPTRPIPEGSAPGPPLRP; this is encoded by the coding sequence GTGTCCGACTCCCGCCGTACCGACGCGGTACTCCTCCTGGTCGCGCTCGTCTGGGGTTCCAGTTATCTGTCCGCCCAGACAGCCACCTCCGCCCTGCCCGTTCTCGTGGTCCTGTTCGCGCGCTACGCCCTCTCCGCGCTCGCCTGTCTCGGCCTGATCGCCGCCGGGCGGGGGAAGGAACGGCAGCGGGGCACCGACTTTCGTCTGTGGACCCGCGAGGAGGTGCGGGCCGGGCTGCCGCTCGGGGTCACGCAGGCCGCTGTCCTCGTCGTGGAGACGTACGGAGTCGCCCACACGACCGCCGCCAACGCGGGCCTGATCATCAGCCTGACCATCGTGCTCACCCCTCTCCTGGACCGCGCCGGGCACCCCGGCGGGCTGCCTCCGGCCTTCTACGCCGCCGCGGGCGTCTGTGTCCTGGCCGTCGGCCTGCTGATGTCCGGCAACGGTTTCCACGCGCCGCGGCTGGGTGACCTGCTGATGCTGGGGGCGGCGCTGGTGCGGGCGGTCCACGTGGCTCTGGTGGGACGCCTCACCACGGGCCGGCCGATCCGCCCTCTTCACCTCACGACGTTCCAGACCGTGATCGGCACGGCTCTGTTCCTGCCGGCCGCTGCTCCCGACCTTCCGGCGCTGGTCCGAGCCGACTCCGGGACATGGACGCAGTTGCTCTATCTCGCCCTGTTCTGCAGCGTGTTCGCGTTTCTCGCCCAGACCTGGGCCGTGCAGCGCACCTCGGCGAGCCGGGCCAGCCTGCTGCTGGGGACGGAGCCGATCTGGGCCGCCGCGATCGGGATCGCCCTGGGCGGCGAGCATCTGACGGCGTTCACGGCGCTGGGTGCGACGCTGATGGTCACGGGCACGTACTGGGGGCAGTCGGTGGAACGCGCCCACCGCGCGGCACAGGCCAAGGTTCTCGCCCCCGCCGCCCCTACCCGTCCCATCCCTGAGGGCTCCGCCCCCGGACCCCCGCTTCGGCCCTGA
- a CDS encoding ketopantoate reductase family protein: MRYIIIGAGAVGGAIGGRLAGAGHEVVLVARGAQYEALSARGLRLVTPDGTHTYRLPTVDGPAGLGELRADDVLVLAVKTQDSEGALAVWGPVPVAGGGTAAERLPLLCAQNGVESQRLALRRFRRVYGVCVWLPAAYEEPGIVSAAGAPLTGILFLGRHPHGTDDTVRRIGADLEKAEFEAPVVADVARWQYAKLLTNLGNAIRALSGAADSEESEQLRQRVYAEGESVLAAAGIPYTSAAEAKARRGDKITLLPLPGTEPGGGSSWQSLSRGTGTIETDYLNGEIVLLGRLHGVPTPLNELLQRLANTFAQERRPAGSLPSAELVRLADEAVVN, from the coding sequence ATGCGCTACATCATCATCGGAGCAGGGGCGGTCGGCGGTGCCATCGGCGGGCGGCTGGCCGGAGCGGGGCACGAGGTCGTCCTCGTCGCCCGGGGTGCCCAGTACGAGGCGCTGAGCGCGCGCGGGCTGCGGCTGGTGACACCGGACGGGACGCACACGTACCGCCTGCCGACCGTCGACGGACCCGCCGGACTCGGGGAGTTGCGAGCCGACGACGTGCTCGTCCTCGCCGTCAAGACGCAGGACAGCGAAGGCGCTCTGGCGGTCTGGGGGCCGGTGCCCGTCGCGGGCGGCGGCACGGCGGCCGAGCGGCTGCCGCTGCTCTGCGCGCAGAACGGCGTGGAGAGCCAGCGTCTCGCGCTGCGCCGCTTCCGGCGGGTGTACGGCGTCTGCGTCTGGCTGCCCGCAGCCTACGAGGAACCCGGCATCGTCTCCGCCGCGGGCGCCCCCCTCACCGGCATCCTCTTCCTCGGCCGCCACCCGCACGGCACCGACGACACGGTCCGCCGGATCGGCGCCGACCTGGAGAAGGCGGAGTTCGAGGCCCCGGTCGTCGCGGACGTGGCACGCTGGCAGTACGCCAAGCTGCTCACCAACCTGGGCAACGCCATCCGGGCACTCAGCGGTGCGGCGGACAGCGAGGAGAGCGAACAGCTGCGTCAACGGGTGTACGCCGAAGGCGAGTCGGTGCTCGCGGCGGCCGGGATCCCGTACACGAGCGCCGCGGAGGCGAAGGCCAGGCGCGGTGACAAGATCACTCTACTGCCCCTGCCCGGCACCGAGCCCGGCGGCGGCTCCTCCTGGCAGTCCCTGAGCCGGGGCACCGGCACGATCGAGACCGACTACCTCAACGGCGAGATCGTGCTCCTGGGACGCCTGCACGGCGTACCGACACCCCTGAACGAGCTGCTGCAGAGGCTGGCCAACACGTTCGCGCAGGAACGACGGCCGGCGGGTTCCCTGCCTTCGGCGGAACTCGTACGGCTGGCGGACGAGGCCGTGGTCAACTGA
- a CDS encoding LysR family transcriptional regulator codes for MDERQLRILRELGELGSVTAVADALLVTPSAISQQLRLLQRAIPVPLTERQGRRLVLTDAGQALAGAATEVESALARARHTVEEFLDRPDGEVSVAAFHSAGAAFFPLLLRSLTGPDGPVLTLADKDVTQDDFPPLTREYDLVLAHRLDHARPWPRTVAATPLLREPLDVAMPADHPLAAKRRVTPSDVADQPWIAVHDGFPIMATIEAIATAAGRRPHLAHRINEFSVAAEVVAAGGGLALMPRWTSRPHPDLVLKPLSGIHARRRIDALHRPERTARRAVRTVLTELRRAAQIIRAEE; via the coding sequence ATGGACGAACGTCAGCTGCGGATCCTGCGCGAACTCGGTGAACTGGGCAGCGTCACCGCGGTCGCCGACGCGCTGCTCGTCACACCCTCGGCGATCTCCCAGCAGCTGCGGCTGCTCCAGCGCGCCATCCCGGTCCCGCTCACCGAGCGACAGGGGCGCCGGCTGGTGCTGACCGACGCCGGGCAGGCACTGGCGGGCGCGGCGACCGAGGTGGAGTCGGCGCTGGCGCGGGCCCGGCATACCGTCGAGGAGTTCCTGGACCGGCCGGACGGGGAGGTGTCCGTGGCGGCGTTCCACAGCGCGGGCGCCGCCTTCTTCCCGCTGCTGCTGCGTTCCCTCACCGGACCGGACGGGCCCGTGCTCACACTGGCCGACAAGGACGTCACGCAGGACGACTTCCCGCCGCTGACCCGTGAGTACGACCTCGTCCTCGCCCACCGCCTGGACCACGCCCGGCCCTGGCCGCGCACGGTGGCGGCGACCCCGCTGCTGCGCGAACCGCTCGACGTGGCCATGCCCGCCGACCATCCGCTCGCCGCCAAACGCCGAGTGACCCCCAGCGATGTGGCCGACCAGCCCTGGATCGCCGTACACGACGGCTTCCCGATCATGGCGACGATCGAGGCCATCGCCACCGCGGCGGGCCGCCGGCCCCATCTCGCCCATCGCATCAACGAGTTCTCGGTCGCGGCGGAGGTGGTGGCCGCCGGAGGAGGCCTGGCCCTGATGCCCCGCTGGACCTCACGCCCGCACCCTGACCTCGTCCTCAAGCCCCTCAGCGGCATCCATGCCAGACGCCGCATCGACGCCCTCCACCGCCCGGAGCGAACCGCCCGCAGGGCGGTACGAACGGTGCTGACGGAACTGCGCAGAGCGGCACAAATAATCAGGGCCGAGGAGTAG
- a CDS encoding ABC transporter substrate-binding protein, whose product MRARRLVVLVIVLLLAGCTGGGDTTADGRITLRFQSLAWQDESVAANKALVKEWNATHPDVKVEYVQGSWDSIHDQLLTSFEGGEAPDIIHDASDDLADFAYGGYLADLRELLPERLKSDIPQRSWETTTFGDGVYGVPFLQEPRVLIANAKWLKEAGVRIPTPEQPWSWPEFRQITRQLSGDGRYGVAWPLKEPVSATLNLSLSAGGRLFHRDADGKVTVRFTAPEQVVPRTIHDQVNSDDSASGSTLGSGGSDTLPGFFGGRYAMVPLGFSYRQQIAQQAPKGFEWQVLPAPAGADGLTQGVSPQTLSIAEDSRHQREAAEFIDFMLRPENMVRLALGDWMLPTGTQALKSPSLRTRKDGWATGTALATHLRSAPAQSVRGYPEWKDKVATPAFQEYYSGAIDLAELRERLEDDGNLVLARYQR is encoded by the coding sequence ATGCGCGCGCGACGGCTCGTCGTCCTCGTCATCGTGCTGCTTCTCGCCGGCTGCACAGGCGGCGGGGACACCACCGCGGACGGCCGAATCACCCTCCGCTTCCAGTCCCTCGCCTGGCAGGACGAGTCCGTCGCCGCCAACAAGGCGTTGGTGAAGGAGTGGAACGCGACCCATCCCGACGTCAAGGTCGAGTACGTACAAGGGAGTTGGGACAGCATCCACGACCAGCTGCTCACCTCCTTCGAGGGCGGTGAGGCCCCCGACATCATCCATGACGCCTCGGACGACCTCGCGGACTTCGCGTACGGCGGCTACCTCGCCGATCTGCGCGAGTTGCTGCCCGAGCGGCTCAAGTCCGACATCCCGCAGCGCAGTTGGGAGACGACGACCTTCGGGGACGGCGTCTATGGCGTGCCGTTCCTCCAGGAACCGCGGGTGCTGATCGCCAACGCGAAATGGCTGAAGGAGGCGGGCGTACGGATCCCGACCCCCGAGCAGCCCTGGAGCTGGCCGGAGTTCAGGCAGATCACCCGGCAGCTCAGCGGCGACGGCAGATACGGCGTGGCCTGGCCGCTCAAGGAACCCGTCTCCGCCACGCTCAACCTGTCCTTGTCCGCGGGCGGCAGACTCTTCCACCGGGACGCGGACGGCAAGGTGACCGTCCGCTTCACGGCCCCGGAGCAGGTGGTCCCCCGTACGATCCACGACCAGGTCAACTCCGACGACAGCGCGTCGGGTTCGACGCTGGGAAGCGGCGGCTCCGACACCCTGCCCGGGTTCTTCGGCGGCCGGTACGCGATGGTCCCGCTCGGCTTCTCCTACCGTCAGCAGATCGCGCAGCAGGCCCCGAAGGGCTTCGAGTGGCAGGTGCTGCCCGCACCGGCGGGCGCCGACGGACTCACCCAGGGTGTCAGCCCGCAGACCCTCTCCATCGCCGAGGACAGCCGACACCAGCGGGAGGCGGCCGAGTTCATCGACTTCATGCTGCGCCCGGAGAACATGGTCCGGCTCGCCCTCGGCGACTGGATGCTCCCCACGGGCACCCAGGCACTGAAGTCCCCTTCCCTGCGGACCCGGAAGGACGGCTGGGCCACGGGCACCGCCCTCGCCACCCACCTCCGCTCGGCCCCCGCCCAGTCCGTGCGCGGCTACCCGGAGTGGAAGGACAAGGTCGCCACGCCCGCGTTCCAGGAGTACTACAGCGGGGCGATCGACCTCGCCGAACTGCGAGAACGGCTGGAGGACGACGGAAACCTGGTGCTGGCGCGCTATCAGCGGTGA